Proteins encoded within one genomic window of Prauserella marina:
- a CDS encoding Clp protease N-terminal domain-containing protein produces MFERFTGDARGLVKEAVREAAELGSPEIDSLHLLAALARFPGGGAATLLSEFDVALDDVVASVAVIRRRGDLSEADAEALGNLGIDVDQVVERVEREHGRDALARRKPKKPGHIPFAAGSKRLLERCLEEVVMLRSKEIGGEHILLAMAAVPGPAADVLAEFDVTAERIRAALRRAA; encoded by the coding sequence ATGTTCGAACGGTTCACCGGTGACGCGAGGGGGCTAGTCAAGGAAGCGGTGAGGGAGGCGGCCGAACTCGGCTCACCCGAGATCGACTCCCTGCACCTGCTCGCCGCGCTCGCCCGGTTTCCGGGAGGCGGCGCCGCGACTCTGCTTTCCGAGTTCGATGTCGCACTCGACGATGTCGTCGCGAGTGTCGCGGTCATCCGCAGGAGGGGCGACCTGAGCGAGGCCGACGCCGAGGCGCTCGGAAACCTGGGGATCGACGTCGATCAGGTCGTCGAGCGGGTCGAGCGGGAGCACGGCCGCGACGCGCTCGCGAGGCGAAAGCCGAAGAAACCGGGGCACATTCCGTTCGCCGCCGGTTCGAAGCGTCTTCTCGAACGCTGCCTCGAAGAGGTGGTCATGTTGCGGTCGAAGGAGATCGGCGGCGAGCACATCCTGCTCGCGATGGCCGCCGTTCCCGGTCCTGCCGCCGACGTTCTCGCCGAGTTCGACGTCACGGCCGAGCGGATCAGGGCAGCGCTGCGGCGCGCGGCGTAG